One part of the Mangrovibacillus cuniculi genome encodes these proteins:
- a CDS encoding twin-arginine translocase TatA/TatE family subunit, translated as MNLGFGEVAIILIVALLLFGPSKLPQLGKAAGQTLHEFKRGMKGVMEEEESAKEKKNSSN; from the coding sequence ATGAATTTAGGATTTGGAGAAGTGGCCATAATTTTAATTGTAGCATTGTTATTGTTTGGACCATCCAAATTGCCGCAGTTAGGTAAAGCGGCAGGACAAACATTACACGAATTCAAACGTGGTATGAAGGGTGTAATGGAAGAGGAAGAGTCAGCAAAAGAGAAGAAGAACTCCTCTAATTGA